A DNA window from Sulfitobacter sp. BSw21498 contains the following coding sequences:
- the tuf gene encoding elongation factor Tu, whose amino-acid sequence MAKAKFERNKPHVNIGTIGHVDHGKTTLTAAITKYFGDFRAYDQIDGAPEEKARGITISTAHVEYETEARHYAHVDCPGHADYVKNMITGAAQMDGAILVVNAADGPMPQTREHILLGRQVGIPTMVVYMNKVDQVDDEELLELVEMEIRELLSSYDYPGDDMPVIPGSALHAMNGTQPEIGEESIRKLMAAVDEYIPTPARAVDQPFLMPVEDVFSISGRGTVVTGRVERGVINVGDSIEIVGIRDTKTTTCTGVEMFRKLLDRGEAGDNVGVLLRGIEREGVERGQVLCKPKSVNPHTKFTAEAYILTKEEGGRHTPFFANYRPQFYFRTTDVTGTVQLPEGTEMVMPGDNLQFDVELIAPIAMEDGLRFAIREGGRTVGAGVVSKINE is encoded by the coding sequence ATGGCTAAGGCAAAGTTTGAACGTAATAAACCACACGTTAACATCGGTACCATTGGTCACGTTGACCACGGTAAAACGACGTTGACCGCTGCGATCACGAAATACTTCGGCGACTTCCGCGCCTATGACCAAATCGACGGCGCGCCCGAAGAAAAAGCACGTGGTATCACTATTTCGACCGCGCACGTTGAGTATGAAACCGAAGCACGTCACTACGCACACGTCGACTGCCCCGGCCACGCTGACTATGTGAAAAACATGATCACCGGTGCGGCACAGATGGACGGCGCGATCCTGGTTGTGAACGCGGCTGATGGCCCCATGCCACAAACCCGCGAGCACATCCTGCTCGGTCGCCAGGTTGGTATCCCGACCATGGTTGTCTACATGAACAAAGTTGACCAGGTTGACGACGAAGAGCTGCTGGAATTGGTGGAAATGGAAATCCGCGAATTGCTGTCTTCCTACGACTACCCAGGCGACGACATGCCTGTGATTCCTGGTTCGGCTCTGCACGCAATGAACGGCACTCAGCCCGAAATTGGTGAGGAATCCATCCGCAAGTTGATGGCCGCTGTTGACGAATATATCCCGACACCAGCACGCGCTGTTGACCAGCCGTTCCTGATGCCAGTGGAAGACGTATTCTCGATCTCCGGTCGTGGTACTGTTGTGACCGGTCGTGTTGAGCGTGGCGTGATCAATGTTGGCGACAGCATTGAAATCGTTGGTATCCGTGACACGAAGACAACCACTTGTACCGGCGTTGAAATGTTCCGCAAGCTGCTGGATCGTGGGGAAGCTGGCGATAACGTTGGTGTTCTTCTGCGCGGTATCGAGCGTGAAGGCGTTGAGCGCGGTCAGGTTTTGTGTAAGCCTAAGTCGGTTAACCCACACACAAAGTTCACTGCCGAGGCGTATATCCTCACCAAAGAAGAGGGTGGCCGTCACACGCCGTTCTTCGCGAACTACCGTCCACAGTTCTACTTCCGGACCACAGACGTCACCGGTACCGTTCAGCTGCCAGAAGGCACTGAAATGGTTATGCCCGGCGACAACCTGCAGTTCGACGTTGAACTGATCGCCCCCATCGCGATGGAAGACGGTCTGCGTTTCGCGATCCGCGAAGGCGGCCGGACCGTTGGCGCAGGCGTTGTTTCCAAGATCAACGAATAA
- the secE gene encoding preprotein translocase subunit SecE produces the protein MATVNPLQFIQQVRSEVSKVVWPTRREVMLTTVMVFILAALTAVFFAVVDILIRGGLQYILSAFG, from the coding sequence ATGGCCACAGTCAACCCGCTTCAGTTCATCCAGCAAGTGCGTTCCGAAGTATCCAAAGTCGTCTGGCCGACTCGTCGCGAAGTCATGCTCACCACGGTAATGGTGTTCATCCTCGCCGCTCTGACCGCAGTGTTCTTTGCGGTTGTGGATATTCTGATCCGCGGCGGCTTGCAGTATATTTTGTCGGCCTTCGGCTGA
- the nusG gene encoding transcription termination/antitermination protein NusG, giving the protein MAKRWYSVSVLSNFEKKIAEQIRTTVAEQELEDQIDEVLVPTEEVIEVRRGKKVTTERRFMPGYVLVHMEMSDRGYHLINSINRVTGFLGPQGRPMPMRDAEVTAILGRVQEGEETPRTLIHFEVGERVKVADGPFEDFDGMIEQVDDENQRLKVSVSIFGRETPVELEFTQVNKQV; this is encoded by the coding sequence ATGGCGAAAAGATGGTATTCGGTCAGTGTTTTGTCGAACTTCGAAAAGAAGATTGCCGAGCAAATCCGCACCACGGTCGCCGAGCAAGAGCTTGAGGACCAAATCGACGAAGTACTGGTCCCCACCGAAGAGGTGATCGAGGTTCGGCGCGGCAAGAAAGTCACGACAGAACGTCGGTTTATGCCCGGCTATGTGCTTGTACATATGGAGATGTCCGACCGCGGCTATCACTTGATAAACTCGATCAACCGCGTCACAGGGTTTTTGGGGCCGCAGGGCCGTCCAATGCCCATGCGTGACGCCGAAGTAACCGCGATTCTTGGCCGTGTCCAAGAGGGCGAAGAAACACCACGCACCTTGATCCACTTTGAAGTGGGCGAGCGGGTGAAGGTTGCCGATGGTCCGTTCGAGGATTTCGACGGCATGATCGAACAGGTCGACGACGAGAACCAGCGCCTCAAGGTTTCTGTGTCGATCTTTGGCCGGGAAACCCCGGTCGAGCTGGAATTCACTCAGGTCAACAAACAGGTCTGA